In Remersonia thermophila strain ATCC 22073 chromosome 3, whole genome shotgun sequence, the following proteins share a genomic window:
- a CDS encoding 40S ribosomal protein uS5 has protein sequence MADRGTGARGGGFAARGGERGGDRGRGRGPRRGGRRGGKSEEKEWQPVTKLGRLVKAGKIKSMEEIYLHSLPIKEYQIVDYFLPKLKDEVMKIKPVQKQTRAGQRTRFKAIVIIGDSEGHVGLGIKTSKEVATAIRAAIIIAKLSVVPVRRGYWGANLGLPHSLPTKESGKCGSVTVRLIPAPRGTSLVASPAVKRFLQLAGIEDAYTSSSGSTKTLENTLKATFAAVSNTYGFLTPNLWKETKLIRSPLEEYADTLRDGKRYAH, from the exons ATGGCTGATCGGGGAACTGGCGCCCGCGGTGGCGGCTTTGCTGCTCGTGGTGGTGAGCGTGGTGGTgaccgcggccgtggccgtggccctcgccgtggtggccgtcgcggcggcaagagcgaggagaaggagtgGCAGCCCGTCACCAAGCTGGGCCGTCTCGTCAAGGCCGGCAAGATCAAGAGCATGGAGGAGATCTACCTCCACTCGCTCCCGATCAAGGAGTACCAGATCGTCGACTATTTCCTGCCGAAGCTCAAGGATGAGGTCATGAAG ATCAAGCCCGTCCAGAAGCAGACCCGTGCCGGTCAGCGCACCCGCTTCAaggccatcgtcatcattgGCGACTCGGAGGGCCACGTCGGTCTCGGCATCAAGACCTCCAAGGAAGTCGCCACggccatccgcgccgccatcatcatcgctAAGCTCAGCGTTgtccccgtccgccgcggctACTGGGGTGCCAACCTCGGTCTCCCTCACTCTCTGCCCACCAAGGAGAGCGGCAAGTGCGGTTCCGTCACCGTCCGC CTTATCCCCGCTCCCCGTGGTAcctccctcgtcgcctccccCGCTGTCAAGCGTttcctccagctcgccggtATCGAGGACGCCTacacctcgtcgtccggctCGACCAAGACGCTCGAGAACACCCTCAAGGCCACTTTCGCGGCCGTTTCCAACACCTACGGCTTCCTCACCCCCAACCTGTGGAAGGAGACCAAGCTCATCAGGAGCCCTCTGGAGGAGTATGCGGACACCCTGCGGGACGGCAAGCGGTATGCTCACTAA